From Pseudomonas fluorescens, one genomic window encodes:
- a CDS encoding polyamine ABC transporter substrate-binding protein, with translation MLKSLKFTALALGMMGAAHAMAATDLTVVSFGGANKAAQVKAFYAPWEAAGNGKIVAGEYNGEMAKIKAMVDTKSVSWDLVEVESPELSRGCDEDMFEQLDPALFGKTEDYVKGAIQPCGVGFFVWSTVLAYNADKLKTAPTSWADFWDTKNFPGKRGLRKGAKYTLEFALMADGVAPKDVYKVLAGKDGQDRAFKKLDELKPSIQWWEAGAQPPQYLASGDVVMSSAYNGRIAAVQKESNLKVVWNGGIYDFDAWAIPKGLDAKRAEAAKKFIAYSVQPQQQKTYSENIAYGPANTQAVPLLAAEILKDMPTTPENIANQVQIDVSFWADNGEQLEQRFNSWAAK, from the coding sequence ATGTTGAAATCCCTGAAATTCACCGCTTTGGCACTGGGCATGATGGGCGCCGCACACGCAATGGCTGCCACTGATCTGACCGTGGTGTCGTTTGGCGGCGCGAACAAGGCGGCCCAGGTCAAGGCCTTCTATGCACCGTGGGAAGCGGCGGGTAACGGCAAGATCGTCGCCGGCGAGTACAACGGTGAAATGGCCAAGATCAAGGCCATGGTCGACACCAAGAGTGTGTCCTGGGACCTGGTAGAGGTTGAATCGCCCGAACTGTCCCGTGGTTGCGATGAAGACATGTTCGAGCAACTGGACCCGGCGCTGTTCGGCAAGACCGAAGATTACGTCAAGGGCGCCATCCAGCCGTGCGGCGTCGGCTTCTTCGTATGGTCGACCGTGCTCGCCTACAACGCTGACAAGCTGAAAACCGCACCCACCAGCTGGGCCGATTTCTGGGACACCAAAAACTTCCCGGGCAAGCGTGGTCTGCGCAAAGGCGCCAAGTACACCCTGGAATTCGCCCTGATGGCCGACGGCGTCGCGCCGAAAGACGTCTATAAAGTGCTGGCCGGCAAAGATGGCCAGGACCGCGCCTTCAAGAAGCTCGATGAACTCAAGCCAAGCATCCAGTGGTGGGAAGCCGGTGCGCAGCCGCCGCAATACCTCGCCTCCGGTGACGTGGTCATGAGCTCGGCCTACAACGGTCGCATCGCTGCGGTACAGAAAGAATCCAACCTGAAAGTCGTGTGGAACGGCGGCATCTACGACTTCGACGCATGGGCCATCCCGAAAGGTCTGGACGCCAAGCGTGCTGAAGCGGCGAAGAAATTCATCGCCTACTCGGTACAACCGCAGCAGCAGAAAACCTATTCGGAAAACATCGCCTACGGCCCGGCCAATACCCAAGCCGTCCCGCTGTTGGCGGCGGAGATTCTGAAAGACATGCCGACCACCCCGGAAAATATCGCCAACCAGGTGCAGATCGACGTCAGCTTCTGGGCTGACAACGGCGAGCAACTGGAGCAGCGCTTCAACTCGTGGGCTGCCAAGTAA